The DNA sequence GCCGTCCGCAGTCGCCCCGCGTCCAGCGGCCCCGGCAGATGGACCTCGATGTGCACCGTCTCCGGCTCCTCCTCCTGGAGGCAGTGCCGGGCGACCTCGTCCACGACGGGGAACGGAACGCGTACCGGCGGCCGCAGCGGACCTCCGGCGCGTGCGGGCTGTTGCAGTGCCGTCATGTGGCTTCGCCCTTCCCGGTCTTCCCGGTGTCGTCGGACTCCGGCGAGCTCTCGGGACCGGTCGCCCGCAAGCGCGGTTTGCGGGGCGCGATCCGCGCGGTCGGCGAGTCCGGAACCGGCCCACCGGGACCGCGCGCGGACACGGTCGGCCCGGAGTCGGTACGGGAATCCGCCGGCCCCGGAGGCTCGGTCCCCATCGGACTGCGGCCCCGCTCCCGCTGCGGCAGGGGGCGCGTCGGCCGCTCCGGGGCGGCCGAGCCGGGAACACCGCCACCACCGGCGACCGGCGGCAGCACAGCCGTGGAGCCGGGCAGACCCGATCCATGGTCGGGGCCGCCCGCGGATCCGGCCGCCCCCGCCGACTCCCGCACCCCCACCACACCGGCGAACAGCCCGATCAGCGCCAGCAGTTGAGCCGCAGGCCCGAAGGCGCCCTCCTGCGCGCCCACCGGCTCCCCGGCGCCGACCGCCGCTGCCACGCCCGCCCCCGCGAGCGCCACCAACGCGATCGGCACCAGCAGGGCATGCCTGCGCCACGCCACCAGCGCCAGGGCCGGTACAAGCAGGGCGAACCAGCCGGCGATGAGTACGCCCACCACCGTCACGGCCACCGTGCCGAGCCACAGGCCAGGCAGCGGCGGGGCCGGCTGCGGCTCGTCCGGGTTCGGTGCGCGGCGGCGCCACAGGGCCAGCCCGGCCAGCAGCGCGATCGCGACCGCGCTGCCGATCAGCCCGCCCTCGTACATCACCGCCGGCTCGTACGACAGCTCGACCGTGCCGCCGGCGCCCGCCGGGATCCGCCAGCCCTGCTGCCAGCCGTCCAGCCGTACCGGTGTCAGCTCCTTGCCGCCCAGGGTGGCGCGCCAGCCGTCGTTGAAGTTCTCGTACGTGGTGAGGTAGCTCGCCGCGCCCGACCCGACGGTCACCGCGCGCCGGTCGCCGAGCCAGTCCCGTATCCCCAGCTGACGCCCGGCGGCCGAGGCATCGGAAACCGTGCCGCGCGTCAGCGTCACCGCGGTCAGCGTGAGCGGCCCCGCGTCCCCGGCCTCGACTCGATGGTCACCCGCGGACAGTTGCAACTCGGCATCGTCACGCCCCTGCTGGCACAGCGTCACATCGAGCTGCCGCCGCTCCGTCAGGTCCCGTACCGTTCCGCGCACACTCGTCCGGTACAGCTCCCCGTCCACCGCGACCACCGGCCCCTTCCCGCACGGCAGCGAGAACGGCCTGGACTCCCTCGGCTGCGGGGTCCGGTACTGGTCGAGGGCCGGGATGTAGGCCTCCGTCAGGCCCACGGGCAGCCGTAGGTCCTCGTCGACCATCGGGTTGTACAGGGTGAGCGGCGCGGTCTTGGTGATGGTGATGTCGAGCCGGTCGGTCGTGATGGGCGGGAAGCGGACCCAGCCGTTCTCGTCGACGCCTGCGATCACCGCACCGTCCGGCGAGCTGATGTGCACCTCGGTCGGACGCGTGGACAGACCGCCCGCCGGGGCCAGGACGACCTCTCCCACCGCCTGCTTTCCGGGCCAGCTGAGGTGGATCGTGGGCCGGTCGCCCGCTATCCACGCCGTGGTCAGATCGCCGTCGGTGAGGTTGCGCGGCGACAGCCCCGCCCCCAGCCGCGCCGTGGAGTCGGCGGTGGCGACGATCCGGTTCTGCTGCTCCGGCGCCACCTCGTACAGCAGCCGGTCCAGCTCCTCGCCCGGCACCGGCACGGCGCTCGCCCGCACCTCGTACGTCCCCGCCGTGGACGTGGTGAAGCGCCGGTGCAGGCCGGCCTCCGTGCCCGTCGGCGACAGGCCCGTGGGGTCGGCCGTACGGGACAGGGAGACGATCTCGGCGGCTGCTCCCGACTTCCCGGCGTCGGCGGGCAGCCGCAGCAGCCGGGTCACCTGTACGTCCGGCAGGTCGATCTCGGAGAAGCCCGCCCCGGTCAGACCGGGGCGCCGGGACACGGAGTCCGTGATCGTCAGCTTCATCCAACTCGTCGCCCCCGGAGGCACCTTGACCGTCTGCGTGGTGCCGTCCGGCCGCAGGACCGAGCTCACCGCCCCCTTCTCCGTCTCCACCCGCACCCGCGTCGCCGCCTCCCGCACACCCTCCTGCGGCAGCGGCCTGACCTTGAAGGACGACGGCATGTCGTACGAGCCGCCCGCGAACGCGATCCGCAGCCACTCGCCGACCGGCGACCCCTCCGAGCCCTCGGCCCACGCCGTGTCCGGGTTGCCGTCGAAGGCGTTCACCGGATCGAACTGCGGGAGGTGGAAGAGCCAGCTGCCGTAGGACGACGCCGTCACCGACCGCGCGCCCCGCAGCTCGGCCACCGTCTGGTGGTCGAGGTCGGACGTCGGCAGGATCTGGTGCGGCTTCTCACCCGCGTCCTGCGCGGCGTCGGGCGCGTTGCGCTCGCCGCGCGTGTACGTGTACGACGTGTTGGCGTTGACCAGCCCGAACCGGGTGTCCGCCCGCCGCAGCCCGTCGCCGATCACCTGTACCTGCGGTGAGCCGAGCCCCGGGTGGTTGTCGCCGGTCAGCACGCTCGCCCGGCCCCGCAGTTGGGACGCCAGCGGCAGCAGCGCCTCCGGCCCGCCGGAGACGACGGCCGTGTCGGCCACCGGCTGCAGCCCGGCCTGGTGCGGACGCGGCACGTCCGCCCCGGCCGGCTTGTAGATCTCCACCGCCCGCTGCCGCGGATACAGCCCCTCCACCTGCAGCGGAGTGCCCGGCGCGATCGTCCCGCCGGTCGTGATCGGCCCGAGGCCCGTCACCCGCTCGTATCCGGACTGCTCCAGAGTCCGCTTCACCGTCGTCGTCGGTATGTGGCCGATCTGGTCGGGGTCGAGGTCGTTGCGGACGACGACGTAGTGGATCCCGGCGCGGCTCAAGTAGTCCGCCAGGCCCGGTACTTGTCCGCCGCTGACCAGGGCCTGCTCCACGGCGTCCATCGCGCGCCGGTTGCCGGGGGTGCCGAAGGGGACGTAGTCCCGCTGTGCCCAGCGCGAGTCGGCGAGGACGTCCAGGGGCTGGTCGATGGTCGAGCCCCACGTGTAGATGCCGTGCGCGGTGGCCGGCACGACGAGGGCGCGGGCGTCGGGGGAGTACTTCTCCATCCAGTCGGCCGTGGCCTGCCAGTACTTGGGGATCTCCTTGAAGGACCCGGGGTTGAGGATCGAGCCGTTGAGGTACGGCCACATCAGCCCCGGCAGCACCAGCACGGCCGCGATCAGCGGAGCGTACCGCCGCCCCCGCACCTGCCGTGCCCCGCGCGCCTGGGCCGCCACGCCCGCCAGATGGGCGAGGCCCAGGACCAGTGCCAGCGCGAGCCCCGTCTGGAACTTGTAGATGTTCCGGAAGGGAACAAGACCGCCGTCCAGCCAGTCCTGCACCACCCCGTGGAAGGGCGCCCCGAACGCTCCGCCGTACCCGGCGAGCAGGATCAGCGCGACCGTCACCACGGTCAGCACCAGCCACCGCCGCTCCGGCATGTCCCGCCGGGCCAGCCCCGCAAGCCCCAGCCCGGCCGCGAGGGCCGAGCAGACGATCACGACGACGGACGCGGCGACGGTCCAGCCGGCCGGCAGCCAGGCCTCACCGAAGTGCAGATAGGCGACCCAGTTGCCGCCGCCGCGCAGCGCCTCCGTCGCCGCCATCGTCTCGGTCGTGGTCTGCGAACTCTCCACGTAGGGAAGGAAGTTCTCGCCGTATGTGCCGAGCAGCAGAAGCGGGATCACCCACCAGGCGGTCGCCAGCAGGACCCCCGGCACCCACCACGCGATCAGCTTGCGCTGCCGTGGCCCGGGCGGCCGGGAGAGCAGATACAGCCCGACGGGAAGCAGCGAGGCCAGGGTGGAAGCGGCATTGACGCCACCCATGAACGGGATGATCAGCGCCGACCGCAGCGCGGCGACCCGCGCGGCATACCGCTCGTCGGTCAGCGGCAGCAGCACCCACGGCAGGAAGGCACCGGGCAGCGCGGCAGCGGACGTGGACCCGACGACGACGGTGAAGACGGGCCACAGCGCATACGCCACGGCCGCGACCAGCCGCGACGCCCCGCTGCCCACCCGCAGCCGCTCGGCCAGCCGCAGCGCACCCCAGAAAGCCACCGCCACGATCAGCGACAGCCACAGCCGCTCCGCCAGCCACACCGGCAGCCGTACGACATCGGCCAGCCAGTAGAACGGCAGCATCGGCCACAGATAGCCCGAGTACTGGTTCTGGATCCCGCCGAAACTGCCCTCGTCCTGCCACAACTGCCCCAGATCGGCGAGGAACTGCCCCGGATCGACGGTCACACCCAGCTTGGTGTCGAACGTCTGCCGCCCCGGCTGCACCGCCAGCAGCAGCACGAACACCACGGCCCAGAACCCCAGCAGCCAGCGCCGCGAGCGCGGCCCCTCCGGCGGCCCCGAGGAGGGCGCGGAGGTGGGCACGGCTGCCGGGGGAGGAGCCTGGACCGTGGTCGTCGTCATGGTGGGCACCGCCTGAGGATGAGGAGGAGGTTCCAGGTGGCGAACTCGCGTATGCCGGGCGCCTTCACGACGGCCTCCGCGAGGAACGGCCAGTAGCGGGAGCGCGCCGAGACGACCTCTACGTCGTCACGGGCGCGGACCTGACGCAGGGTGGCGCCGATGTGCACGGCGAACAGGTTCTCGCCGAGGGTGTGCTTGGCGGCCCGTCCGGTACGGCGCAGGTAGCGGGCGCGGGCCCGCTCGGCACCGAAGTAGTGCCAGGGGGCCCACTCATGACCGCCCCACGGGGACAGCCAGTTCGTGAACGACACGTAGATCAGCCCACCGGGCCGGGTCACCCGTGCCAGCTCACTGAGGAACGTCTGCGGATCGGCCACGTGCTCCAGCACATTGGAGGAGAAGGTGACGTCGGCGACGCCGTCGCGCAGCGGCAGCAGGTACCCGTCGGCGACGACGGCCCCCTCGGGCGGCTTCACACCGAGTTCCGCCACGTCCGGCTCGAAGAGATAGGCGTACGCACCTCGCCGCCGGAACTCCTCGGTGAAGTACCCGCCACCGCCGCCGACATCGACGACGGTACGCCCGGAGACGAAACCGTCGTAGGCCTCGACCTGGTCGACGGCGTCACGGGCGAGCAGCGAATAGCAGGATTCGGGATCGTCCTGCTCATGGAGGAAGGCCCGGAAGAGAGCAAGGGACCGTCGAAAGGAAGGGTCCTTGACGACTGGGGGTGGTGAAGCGCCCCCATAGGGGCGCGGGGCTGTGACATGTGCGGCTCCGCCGCGCGGGCGCGACCAGCCACGACGCACCGGCACTCGCGAGCCGGCCGACCCACTACGGCGTTTAGGCGTCACGGCGCACGGCCTCCGAGGCAACCGCCAGAAACTGCCGCACAGTCCGGTCCCAGCGATACCGCGCCGCCCGATCCCGCGCAGCCTTGCCCATCAACTCCCGCCGATGCCCGGACAACGCGAGCGTGCACCAGGCAGCGGCGAAGGACGACTCCCCGGCGGCAAGCACCCCCGTCTCCCCGTCCACGACGGAATCCCGCAGCCCGGGCACATCAAAGGCAATGGTCGGCGTCTCCCGGGTGGCGGCCTCGGTGACGACGAGCCCCCACCCCTCCACGGCGGACGGATGCAGCAGCAGCCACGCCGCACACAGCAGCCGATGCTTCTCCGCCTCCGAGACATGGCCGGTGAACTCGACGCCGGCGCCGGCCGCCCGCTCCAGACGCTGACGCTCCGGCCCGTCCCCGACGATGACGAGCCGCCCGCCGGTCACGGGCCGCACTCGCTCCCACAACCGCAGCAGCAGATCGATGCGCTTGTACTCGACGAGCCGTCCGACGGCCACGAACAGCGGCTCCGGCGAGCGGTCGCCCAGGGGTCCGGGCTCCTCCACGCCGTTGTGGACGACACGGATACGTTCCCGGTCGACGCCGATCCCGCGCAGGGCCTGCGCGGTCGACGGAGACACGGCAACCATCAGACTCCGCTGCTGCGCACCGGTCAGCGCCCAGTGCTCCAGTCTTCGCCCGAGCCGCGCGGCAGGCGCCAGCGCCCCGCCGAACCGCATCTGCCACAGATCGGTGTGTACATGGTTGACCAGGCACAGCGTCGGCCCGCGATGCCAGAGGGGGGAGAAGTACGGCATCCCGTTGCAGACCTCGACCAGCAGATCGCAGTCGCCGACCTGACGGGCGAAGGCGGACCGGGCGCGCAGGTAGTGGCCGTAGGAACCGCCGGCGGACACGACCCGGTAGTCGCGGTAGGCCGCGGGGCCCCCGCACAGGAGGGTGACCTGGTGGCCGAGGTGGGTCAGGCCGTCGGCGAGGCGGTCGACCAGCAGCTCGGAGCCGCCGGCGGATCGGTTGCCCAGGTCACGGTGGGCGAGAAAAACGATTCGGCGCGGATGTGGGGGAAGCGCCGGAGGCTGTTGCTGCGACGCCCAGGGAGGGGTGGCGCGATGGGGGTCCCCCCGCTCGAGCGAATTCGAGAACGGGGGAGGGGAGGGCACGTGCTGGGGCATGTGTGCTCCAACTCGTCTCAGGGTGCGGAACTCAGCGTGGGGGAGGGAGGGTTTGGTTCCTGTGGGGAGATGCGGGGCTTCTCGGGTGTTCTCGGGGTTTCTCGGGGTTTCTCGGCCTCTTACGGTCGTCTTGCGGGGGCTGTGGACAGGCTGTGTCCGGGTGGGGGTGGACAGTTTTCGCCCAGCAGTTCGCCACGGCTACTCACCGGCGTGACAATTTCCGGCTTTATTAGAGCTGACGTCACGTCACATTGTGAGCGACGGCTGGGGCATCTCGACCGTACCGGGCGCTTCAGGGCGCTTCCGTCCTCGTGCCACCAAAACGCCACCCACCACCACAAGCACGAATCCCGCCCCAGCAGTCCCGATCGGCAGCGTCTCGCCCACCGTGCGCAGCAGACCGCTGTCCCGCTTCGCCTGCCGTACGGCCTCCTTCTGCGTGGCCGTGGTGAACGCGATCTTCTCGCTGTCCAGCAGTACCGCCGCGTCCTTCTCGCCGCCGGGCGCCCGCAGGGTCCGGCGCGGGCCGGTCTGCGCGTAGATCACACGGCCGGTGGCCTGATCCACGACCAGCCTGAACCCGTGGTTGGAGTACCACTCCTCGGCCAGCACCTGCGGCCTGTCCGGCTCGTCGACGAGGGTGCCGGGGACGAGCCGCGTGCCGACCTTGCGGGGCGCGACCGTGCCGGTGAACCGGTATCCCGTGTAGCCCTGGATCTTCTCGGTGCCGTCGTACCGCAGGGTGATCGTGGTGCCGCCGGTGTTGTCCCACCACTGGTAGGAGCGTTTCTCCACGTCGAACGGGAACTTCAGATACGCCTCGCCCTCGATGTACGGCGTCTCCTCGCAGCAGTGCACCGGCTTCGTCGTCGTACGGTCCATCACCCAGCGGTGCGGGGTGAAGTCCAGCGCGTCGTGCGGGTCGTCGGCCGGCAGCGACTTGTCCGTGTCGACGGTGGTGATGACGTCCCAGACGGCGTTGCCGCTGCGCTCACTTTCCGCCACATTGCCGCGCACGCGCTGGGTGACGGTGATGTTCTGGTCCGGCACGGTCTCGACCTTGTCGGTGTCGAAGACGCTGCCGGTGCCCTTGTAGACGGCGGTGGTGTCGATGTCGATGGGGTTCACGGCGGCACGCGGGGCCACGTACCAGGCGAGCATGGGCGCCAGTACCAGCAAAAACGTGCCGAGGCCCAGCAGAATCAACGAGAGAGGTGAGGCTGTACGGCGCATCCGGCACTCCTGGGAGGTTGACGCATGATCGATGCACTGTCGGTGCACGGTCGTTGCCTGGCCGTTCTTGGGCCGGGAACCGTAGGCGCCCCTTGACGGAGTGTCAATGTCTTGACGGGATGTCCCGGCTTGTCGAGACTGAAGCCGACAGGCAGGGGTCGGACAAGGCTGGCACCACCGGGGTGGGGACGACCTCCGGATGCAGAGAGGCTGACCCTGCGATGTCCAGACTGCTCGCCGCCGCGCTGACCGTCGCGCTCGCCGCCGTACTCGCGGTGAGTGCCGCGCTCGGCGTCGTCGCATTGCTGGAAGCGACCCCCGACCAGCCGAACACACCCTTGATCACGTATGAGCAAGCGGGCCAGGGGAGTTGACCGTGGCAGCGACCCGCTCCACGGCATCCACGGCATCTCCTGCCGCCGCGGCTTCCCCTGCCGCCCCGGCCGTCCCGGCCCGCTCGGCCTGGCGTGACGTACCCCGCTTCCAGGTCCGCCGCTTCGCGGAGCTGGTCATGGCGGACGCCCCGGCCCTCGCCGAGCAGATCCTGCGCGAGATCCAGCGCGAGTACCCCCAACTGCCCGTCGTCCTCGACGAGTCGGGCGAGCCGATGGCCCTGGTCGGCATCCGGCGCGCGATCGAGGTCTTCGTCGAGCACCTGGAGAAGTCGGAAGGCCGCCCGACCGTACCGCCGGGCGTCTTCCAGGACTTCGGCCGCGGAGAGGGCTACAACGGCCGCTCCCTGGACTCGCTCCAGGCGATCTACCGGTTGGGCGTACGGCTGGCCTGGCGCCGTTTCGCCGAGATCGGCCAGCGCGTCGACATTCCGCCCCCCGCGATGTACGAGCTGGTGGACGCGGGCTACGAGTACCTGGACGGCCTGGTCGACCAGTCGGTGCGTGGCTACGCCGAGGCGGCGGCACGGCAGGCGGGCGAGCGGCTGCGTCTCCAACGCCGCCTGATGGAGCTGCTGTTGGCCGAGCACCACCGGGGTGATCCGGCGGACGCCCTGACGGAGCGGGCGGCCCGGATCGGCTGGCCGCTGCCCGAGAAGGTCGCCGTGGGCGTGTTACTGCGCCCGGCGCGGGAGGCGGTGGCGCCGGCCGTGGGGCAGGGAGTGCTGCTCGACATGGAGTACGAGCAGCCGCGCATGGTCGTCCCCGAGCCGGACGCCGGCGGCCGCCCCGAACTGCTGCACCGGGCCCTGACCGGCTGGTCGGGCGCGATCGGCCCTCCGGTGCCCCTCGCCGACGCGGCGAAGTCGCTGCGCTGGGCCGAGGCAGCCGTACGCCTGATGGAACGGGGGCTGCTGCCGGCCGGCGACGTCCTGTACTGCACCGAGCACACGGAAGCTCTGGTGCTGCTCCAGCCCGAGGAACTGATCGACGACCTGGCGGTGCGCTGCCTGGCACCGCTCCAGCACTGCGGTCCCACGCACGGGCGGCGGCTGGCGGAGACGTTACTGGCGTGGCTGGAGACCAGGGGCGGGGCACCGGAGGTGGCGGCCCGTCTGGGAGTTCACCCTCAGACGGTCAGGTACCGCCTCCGCCAGATCCGGGAGCTGTGGGGCGACGAGATGGACGACCCGGATCGACGGTTCGAGCTGGAGTTGGTGTTGCGGGCCCAGCGGTTGAGGGGGGCGCTGGGGGAGGCGCGCAGGTAGGCGCTGCCGCTGTGCTCAGAACCCCGACCGTGTCCGCTTCTTCCCTCGTCGGGCCCCCGTCAGGCGGTCTGGCGGGCGGGCTCGGTGCGGCGGGACGGGGTGCGGGCGGACGCGGCGCGCAGGCGTCGGCCACGGCGCGTGAGCCCCCAGGGCTTGAGGATCGAGATCACCGTCATGAAGACGTACGCGGACAGCGACACGATCGGCCCGAACAGAACGTCCCCGGCGTCGGGCAGCGGCCCGCCCGCGGCGACGGCCTCGACGGCGGAGTTCACGCCGGGGCGCAGCGCGAAGACGGTGGCGACGGTCGTGCCCAGGGTCACCCAGAACTTGACGTAGACCCACCGGTGCCGCGCCAGCCCCCATTGCGTGCCCAGCGACAGCACGAGCCCGCTGAGCAGCGTGAGGAGGGCGAGCGGCAGCAGGAGCCAGTCGGTGAACAGCTTCATGGCCCGCACGGACGCCTCCACGGTCACCGCGGACCCGGTGGTGGCCGCGGTGACCCCGAGCGCGAGCAGCCCGACCGTGAGCCCGAGCCAGCCGGCGGAGGCGACGACATGGACGACGAGGGCGGCCCGCCGGGCGGGCCGGCTCAGCTTCCTTGACGAGGCGGACGACGCGGACGACACGGATGGCGAAGAAGACGAGGAAGACATGGCACCACCGTGCCGGGCCAGGCCCCCGAGGGCGTCTGACGGCGGGAGTAACCCCGCGTACTGACGTCGGCGTACCCGGCGCCGCCCTCCCTGCTCCGTTCGCCACGCGAGGGCGATGAATCCGGCCGCCGGGCCAGGTCATCACCGGAGCAGCGGGGATACGACGAGACAACGCCCCGCTTCCGAGCAGAGGAGAGCCTGATGCGCCAACCGTCACCCCACCCCGCCCTGCACCAGCTCGACGCCTTCGTCGGCGAGTGGGACCTGTGGGCCCTCGGCCGAAGCGTCGGCCCCTTCAGGACGGAGTTCGCCTGGCTGGAGGGCGGCGCCTTCCTGGTCCAGCGCTCGGACGTCGTCCCCGAGACGTCCCTCCCCGGCGACTGGGGCCCGAACGCCCCCTTCCCCACCGTCTCCCTCATCGGCTACGACGACACGGCCGACGAATTCACCGCCCTCTACGCCGACGGCCGAGCCGTCGCCCGCACCTACCGAGCCACCATGACCGCCCGCACCTGGCACCAGTGGCGCGCGGCCCCCGACTTCCACCAACGCCTCACCGCCACCATCAGCCCCGACGGCACCACGATCGAGGGCCAGTGGGAGCAGTCCCCTGACGGCGAGCGGTGGACGACGGACTTCGACGTGACGTACGTCCGGAAGGAAGCGGGGGAGCCACGGAGCTGAGAGTGACTGACCGATGGGGCCGGCGTGACAGGAATCGAGTCGGTCCGAGCAAGGCCATTGCCGGGGGAAACGCACTTTGAGTAGCCTGTGTTCGTTATTCCGATCGGCTGTTGAAATCTCGAACACAGCCTCGCATGCAAGGGAGGGGGCCGCACGTGGGACGCCTCGTACCAGCCGTGACCCGGGCTCTCGACATTCTCGAGCTCTTCCTCGACGGGGACGGGACGCTCTCCGCCCCCGACATCGTGCGCAAGCTCCAGTTGCCGCGGACCACCGTGCATGAGCTGGTGACCACTCTGGCCGCTCGGTCGTACATCGTCCAGGTGCCGGGGCAGCCGGGACGGTACCGGCTGGGCGTAAGGCCGTACCAGCTCGGCAGCCGGTACGCCGAGCAGCTCGACCTCGCGGCCGAGGGGCAGCAGGTGGCCCGGTCCGTCGCCGAGACGTGCGACGAGACCGTGCACGTGGCGATCCTGGAGGGCACGGACGTCATCTACATCGCGAAGGTCGACTCGACGCACGCGGTGCGGATGGTGTCCGCGGCGGGCCGTCGGCTGCCCGCCCACTGCACGTCCGTCGGCAAGATGCTGCTGGCCTCCCTTCCCGACTCGGAGCTGTCGTCCCGTATCCCCGACGGGGCCGAGCTCGTCGCCATGACGCCCAACAGCATCACCGACCCCGGCGCCCTGCGCGAGGCCCTCGCCGAGATTCGGCAGCGGGGGATCGCCGTCGAGAGCCGGGAGTCCAACCCGGACGTTTCGTGCGTGGCCGCGCCCGTGCGGGACCGTACCGGGCAGGTCGTCGCCGCACTCTCCATCTCCGTGCCGATGATCCGCTGGAGCGACGAGCGGCTCGCCGAGCTGGAGCAGCTCTCCGCCAAGGGTGCCGCCGAACTGTCGGAGCGCCTGGGGCACCGGAGCGTTGCGTGAGGGCGCCGTACGAGGTGGCGGTGCGCGCGGAAGCGGAACTCGGTGAGGGGCCGACCTGGGATCCGGCCAGTGGCCGGCTGGTCTGGATCGACATCCTCGGTGCGCGGATACACACCTACGACCCCGTCTCCGGGCGTCGCACGGTCCGTACGACCCACCAGCACATCGGCGCCGTCAAGCCGCGCGCCGGCGGCGGCCTCGTCCTCAACCTGCGGGACGGCGTGGCCGTGCTCGACCCGGACCACAACTTCCGCTGGCTGCATCACGAACCCGTCCCCGGCCGCCGCGCCAACGACGCCGCCGTCGCGCCCGACGGGTCCCTCTGGGCGGGCACCATGCGCTACGACGAGGCGGCGGGCGGCGGCACCCTGTCCCGGATCACCGGTGAGGCCTCCGTCGAGGTGGTCCTCGACGACGTGGCGGTGAGCAACGGCACGGGCTGGAGCCCGGACGGGCGGCTCATGTACTACATCGATTCCCCGACGCGTTGTGTCGACGTCTTCGACTTCGCCGACGGGCGGCCCGTGAACCGGCGCCCGCTGGTCGAGATCGAGGACGGCGCCGGGTTCCCGGACGGGCTCACCGTCGACGCCGAGGGCTGCGTGTGGGTGGCCCTGTGGGACGGCGCGGCGGTACGGCGTTACACACCGGCCGGCGAGCTGGACCGGATCGTCCCGCTGCCCGTGCCCCGCGTGACGGCCTGCACCTTCGGCGGCCCCGACCTGACCGACCTCTACATCACCACGGCCCGCGTCGGCCTGGCCTCGCCCCCCGCCCTGTCGGGCTCGGTGTTCGTGGTGCCGGGGGCCGGGAAGGGGCTGGCGCAGCCGGCGTTCAGGGGCTGACGCGGGCTGTCGTCACGGGAGGCGGGCCGGCGCGGCCTCACATCCGGGATCTCAGCACGTCGACTTCGCAGCCCGGCGCGGACGGGTCGAAGCCGTGCTCGATCAGCCAGCGAACCCCCAGCAGGCTTCGCAGCGACCACCACGCGTGGATCACGTCGAGGTCGACGTCGGTGCCGTACCCGGCGATGACGTCGCCGAGGTGTTCCTCGTGTCCGAGCGTCAAGGTGGCGAGGTCGTACAGGGCGTCACCCTGGCCCGCCTCCGACCAGTCGAGGATGCCCGTGACCTCGTCACTGTCGACGAACACGTGAGCGATCTGCAGATCGCCGTGCGTGAACGCCGGCGTCCACGGCCGGAGCGCGGCCTCGGCGACCTGACGGTTGCGCGTGACCAGGCCGGCGGGCAGGACACCATGCGTCACGAGCCACTCGCACTCGCCGGCGAGCTCCGCCACCAACTCGTCGACGCTCCGGCCGGCCCGGCCGGGCCGGGGAGGCAACGGCGCGTCGTGCAGCTTCCGGACGGCGGCACCCGCGGCGGCCCACGCCGCCGGGGACGCGGTCGACGGCTCGCCGAGGCGGCCGAGCACCGTCCCCGGGACCGCGGCGATCGCGAGCACGGGCGGCTTGCGCCACAGGACGTTCGGGGTGGGGACCGGTGCCATGGCCATCGCCTCGACCTCGACGTCGATGCGCGCCTGATCGGCGTCCACCTTCAGGAACACGTCGCCGACGCGCAGGGTCGCGCGCTCGGAATGGGCGACGACCACCGTGACCTCATCCATGGCGACGAGTATCCCGATCGACCGTCCAGGTCGCCGCGAATATCGCGTGCGGTCCCAACAGCCCTACCCCAGCCCTGCCGCCTTCCGCTCCTCCGCCGTCAACGGCGGGCCGTTGAGCGCCGGCTTGAGCGGGCCGATCGCCGCGGCCAGTAGGACGGACGGGGACAGCAGTACTTCCGCTCCCCGCTCCAGTGACGTCACGTCCGTGACCCTGCGGGCGATGCGTCCGTTGCCGGTGGCCGTGTGGAGGAGGCGGCCCACGTAGGCCGCCAC is a window from the Streptomyces sp. NBC_00299 genome containing:
- a CDS encoding alpha-(1->3)-arabinofuranosyltransferase domain-containing protein — translated: MTTTTVQAPPPAAVPTSAPSSGPPEGPRSRRWLLGFWAVVFVLLLAVQPGRQTFDTKLGVTVDPGQFLADLGQLWQDEGSFGGIQNQYSGYLWPMLPFYWLADVVRLPVWLAERLWLSLIVAVAFWGALRLAERLRVGSGASRLVAAVAYALWPVFTVVVGSTSAAALPGAFLPWVLLPLTDERYAARVAALRSALIIPFMGGVNAASTLASLLPVGLYLLSRPPGPRQRKLIAWWVPGVLLATAWWVIPLLLLGTYGENFLPYVESSQTTTETMAATEALRGGGNWVAYLHFGEAWLPAGWTVAASVVVIVCSALAAGLGLAGLARRDMPERRWLVLTVVTVALILLAGYGGAFGAPFHGVVQDWLDGGLVPFRNIYKFQTGLALALVLGLAHLAGVAAQARGARQVRGRRYAPLIAAVLVLPGLMWPYLNGSILNPGSFKEIPKYWQATADWMEKYSPDARALVVPATAHGIYTWGSTIDQPLDVLADSRWAQRDYVPFGTPGNRRAMDAVEQALVSGGQVPGLADYLSRAGIHYVVVRNDLDPDQIGHIPTTTVKRTLEQSGYERVTGLGPITTGGTIAPGTPLQVEGLYPRQRAVEIYKPAGADVPRPHQAGLQPVADTAVVSGGPEALLPLASQLRGRASVLTGDNHPGLGSPQVQVIGDGLRRADTRFGLVNANTSYTYTRGERNAPDAAQDAGEKPHQILPTSDLDHQTVAELRGARSVTASSYGSWLFHLPQFDPVNAFDGNPDTAWAEGSEGSPVGEWLRIAFAGGSYDMPSSFKVRPLPQEGVREAATRVRVETEKGAVSSVLRPDGTTQTVKVPPGATSWMKLTITDSVSRRPGLTGAGFSEIDLPDVQVTRLLRLPADAGKSGAAAEIVSLSRTADPTGLSPTGTEAGLHRRFTTSTAGTYEVRASAVPVPGEELDRLLYEVAPEQQNRIVATADSTARLGAGLSPRNLTDGDLTTAWIAGDRPTIHLSWPGKQAVGEVVLAPAGGLSTRPTEVHISSPDGAVIAGVDENGWVRFPPITTDRLDITITKTAPLTLYNPMVDEDLRLPVGLTEAYIPALDQYRTPQPRESRPFSLPCGKGPVVAVDGELYRTSVRGTVRDLTERRQLDVTLCQQGRDDAELQLSAGDHRVEAGDAGPLTLTAVTLTRGTVSDASAAGRQLGIRDWLGDRRAVTVGSGAASYLTTYENFNDGWRATLGGKELTPVRLDGWQQGWRIPAGAGGTVELSYEPAVMYEGGLIGSAVAIALLAGLALWRRRAPNPDEPQPAPPLPGLWLGTVAVTVVGVLIAGWFALLVPALALVAWRRHALLVPIALVALAGAGVAAAVGAGEPVGAQEGAFGPAAQLLALIGLFAGVVGVRESAGAAGSAGGPDHGSGLPGSTAVLPPVAGGGGVPGSAAPERPTRPLPQRERGRSPMGTEPPGPADSRTDSGPTVSARGPGGPVPDSPTARIAPRKPRLRATGPESSPESDDTGKTGKGEAT
- a CDS encoding class I SAM-dependent methyltransferase, with translation MPVRRGWSRPRGGAAHVTAPRPYGGASPPPVVKDPSFRRSLALFRAFLHEQDDPESCYSLLARDAVDQVEAYDGFVSGRTVVDVGGGGGYFTEEFRRRGAYAYLFEPDVAELGVKPPEGAVVADGYLLPLRDGVADVTFSSNVLEHVADPQTFLSELARVTRPGGLIYVSFTNWLSPWGGHEWAPWHYFGAERARARYLRRTGRAAKHTLGENLFAVHIGATLRQVRARDDVEVVSARSRYWPFLAEAVVKAPGIREFATWNLLLILRRCPP
- a CDS encoding glycosyltransferase family 4 protein, which produces MPQHVPSPPPFSNSLERGDPHRATPPWASQQQPPALPPHPRRIVFLAHRDLGNRSAGGSELLVDRLADGLTHLGHQVTLLCGGPAAYRDYRVVSAGGSYGHYLRARSAFARQVGDCDLLVEVCNGMPYFSPLWHRGPTLCLVNHVHTDLWQMRFGGALAPAARLGRRLEHWALTGAQQRSLMVAVSPSTAQALRGIGVDRERIRVVHNGVEEPGPLGDRSPEPLFVAVGRLVEYKRIDLLLRLWERVRPVTGGRLVIVGDGPERQRLERAAGAGVEFTGHVSEAEKHRLLCAAWLLLHPSAVEGWGLVVTEAATRETPTIAFDVPGLRDSVVDGETGVLAAGESSFAAAWCTLALSGHRRELMGKAARDRAARYRWDRTVRQFLAVASEAVRRDA